The segment ACTAAAAAAATAGATGGAGGGGTAAAGCAAGAGTACTCGCTTAATTTGCCGGCTATTATTGGTGCAGACAAAGGTTTAAATACTCCTAGATACCCTAACCTTCCAGGAATAATGAAAGCAAAAAGAAAACCCATTGAAGAAGTTTCTTGGGAAGGCTTAAACATTTCTGACAACTTTTCATTTACTAATTACAATCTGCCCGGCGAGAGACCTAGTGTGGATATGTTAACAGGAACCGAAGAGGAACAAGTGAATCAGTTAATTACAAAATTAAAAGAACAAAAAGCTTTATAAGGTAGTAACTTTAAAAAAGGAAAACAATGAAAGCATTAATTTGTGTCGAAGTATTTGGTAATACGATTAAAAAATCTAGCTTAGAAAGCATTGCCCTGTCTCAAAAATTACAGTGTACAAACATGGCTTTTTTAATGGGTGTGAACACCCCCGAGCTTACGGCAGAGCTAAAACAATACGGCTTTACCCATGTGTTTTGTTCGGAAAAAGCGGAAGACTACGCCCCCGAGGCCATTTCTTTGTTATTAAAACAAGCTATTGCCCAGTCACAAGCTTCTATTCTTTTTTCTAATAATTCTTTATTTAGCCAAGATATGTTTTTTAGAGTGCCCGCCTCGTCCTTGCAAATAACTAGCGATGTTATTGGTGTGGAAAAAAAAGACGATCAAATTATTACCACGCAATCTTTATTTTCTGGAAAGTGTACAGCGCAACTTTGCTTTTCCACCAATCCCATTCCTTTAGCTATACTGTTAAGGGCTAATCAATTTGAAGTGCAACCCCAACCAACAGAGAATATAAACATTACTGTTTTAGACTCCATCAACACAGCTAATAAAATACAATTGCTTTCTACCTCTCAAGCAACAAGCTCTACCAAAGATGTTACAGAGG is part of the Pseudobdellovibrionaceae bacterium genome and harbors:
- a CDS encoding electron transfer flavoprotein beta subunit/FixA family protein, translating into TKKIDGGVKQEYSLNLPAIIGADKGLNTPRYPNLPGIMKAKRKPIEEVSWEGLNISDNFSFTNYNLPGERPSVDMLTGTEEEQVNQLITKLKEQKAL